In the Leptotrichia sp. oral taxon 223 genome, TATTTTAGAAAAAATTGAAATATTAAAAGATAAATCATCAATAAAAGAAAATCAAAATTTATCCAAATATATTGATAACGATGAATTTAATATTATTAAAAGAAAAAATGAATTAATAAATACTATTTTTGAAAATGTATTTAAATTTGACAAATCAATTTTTCATTTAACAAAAGAAGACATTGAAAGATACAAATATTTTGAAAATATTTTTATAGAAAATGATGAAAAAGAATTATTAAAATTGCTAAAAGAAGAAGGTAAAAATTTTGAAGTTGTGTTGTCTAAAAACCCAAAATATAATGAGTTAAATAATAAATTTAAAAATTTGGATAATATAAAATTTAATGATGAACTTATATAATTCTAATTAGAAAAACTTTTGGATATAAAAGAAAGTCGTGCTAGAGATTTGTTAAGATATTTGGTGAAAAATAATATGTTACAAAAAATAGGAGTAACTAGAAATATCAGATATATAAAAACCGTCGGAAAAAAATTAAGCAACGAAAATCACTAAGAAATCGTTGCTTAAAAATTATTAATTATCTTTTGTATTTGTGATAATTTAATTTATTATAAGACTGCAAAGTTTTTTGTTATCTGAAATACGATATAAATCCATTTTAGGTCTATTTTTTTTATCAAACGAATAAGATAATTTGTAATTTGAAAAAACTTGTGTTTTGTCACTCAAGTTTGTAAAATAGATAGAATTTTCATTTTCTTTTACTTCGTAATCTAATTGTGAAAGTTCAAGCGAAACTTTTCCTGTTTTTAGTGCTGCACGATTATCCAATATGCTAACTGAAATAGACGGCTTGCCATTTTCATTCAAGAATTTTATATAAGTAAGTCCCTTAAAAGTTCTGTCAACAGAATAAGGGCATCTCCAAACTTCAGAAGATATTTGGTCGATATTAGTGTCAGAAAAACTTAAACTGCAAATTAACAAAGAAAATAAAAATATAATTTTTTTCATAAAATCACTCCCAAATAATAATTTTTTTATATTTTATAATATTTTTTTAGGAAAATCAATAATAAAAACTAATATTTAAAATTTTACATTATTTTTAGAACTAAATGCATTTTGAAAAAATCCATCGGATAAGTTAAATTCGAAAGTTTCACGGCTGATGTAACCGACAGTTTTGTCGCTTTCGTAAAGTTGAATGAGAAAATTTGCCATTTCTTCGGATGTATGATAGTTTGGATAAGATTTATCATAATCAAAATTAGTTTTACCAGTTGCGATATTTCCAAAGTTAGTTTTGGTTGCGGCGGGTGCTAGGACTTTTGCTTTTAATTGTGTGTTGTTTTGCTTTAATTCTAGTGCGAGTCCTTCTGTGAAGGCGTTTACGTAAAATTTTGTGGCACAGTAGATAATTGCGTTTGGAACGATTGTGTAGCCTCCTGCTGAGGAGATATTGATTAATTGAGAGCCTTTTTCGTTGTGGTAATCTTGGACGTATAAAGAAGATAGCAAAGTTAATGCCTCTACATTAAGATGAAGCATATCTGAAATTTTGTTTAAGGGTTGCTCTTTTACATCGCCATACATTCCAAAACCTGCATTGTTTATTAAAGTTTCAATATGATAGTTGTTTAATTTTGAATATAGTTCAGGAATTTTATAGACATCTGTTAAGTCAAAATCTATTACAAGAATGTCCAAATTAGGATTTTTCTTTAAAATTTCGCTTTTTAAGTCTTCTAGTAAATTCTTTCTTCGTGCAATCAGAATAAGATTTTTATTTCTTTCTGCAAATTTTAGAGCCACAGCCTTTCCTATTCCCGAACTTGCTCCTGTTATAACAGTATATTTGGTTTTCATAGTTATTACCTCCATAAATTTGATAAATAAAGGATAACAGTTAGAGTATAGTATAAGTCAAGAGTTTTTTGAAAAATTTTCCCAAATTAAAGTTTTTTAATAATTTTTGCAGGTGTCCCAGCTACAATCACATTATCAGGCACATTTTTTGTAACAGTTGAATTTGCTGCAACGACTGAATTTTCTCCAATAGTTACTCCCGCTAAAACTGTAGATCCAGCTCCAATCCAAGCATTTTTCTTTATAATAATTTCTCCAGTCGTAAGTCCTCTTCTTTTGCTTGGTTCTAAAATATGATTTACAGTGAGCAGTGAAACTTTAGGTCCAATAAGCACATCATCTTCAATTGTAATTCCTCCTAAATCAACAAATATTGCTTCTTTATTCACAAAAATATTTTTTCCAAAAGAAATATGTTTTCCAAAGTCAGTTTGAAATGGTAAAGAAACTGTAACAGATTTATTAATTGATTTACCAGTTATTTTTTCAAGATACTCTAATTTTTCTTCATTTGTTTTATATCCATTATTCATTTCAGCAATCAATTTTTCATTTTCCCCTTTGGCGATATGAATTTCTTTAAAAAGTTCATCATCTTTCAAAATTTCATTTACTTTTTTAATTTTTTCTAATAAAGTTTCCATTTTTTCCTCCAAAATTTTTTCTTTAAGTTGTTTTTATCTTACATATTTAGTATAATATAAAACAATAAAAATATCTAATACTTATAACTAATATTCATCTATTAGTTTTAGTTATAGTAAAAAAGGAGAAAAAATGGAATTAAGAGCTTTAAAATATTTTTTAGTTGTGGCAACAGAAAGAAATATTTCTAATGCGGCTAAAATTCTTTATGTTTCACAGCCAGCACTTTCAAAACAATTAAAAAATTTGGAAGAAGAGTTGGGTGTTATTCTTTTTAAAAGAGGGAATCGGAATATTACTTTAACAGAAGATGGTGTTTATTTTTTAACAAAAGCAAAAGAAATTTTAGCATTAGTTGATACGGCAGTTGCCAACTTGACACAAGAAGATATTGTTGGAGGAGAGATAAATATTGGTGCAGGAGAAAGTGCTCAAATGGGACATATTTTTAAGATTATTAATGATATGATGATTGATTATCCAAATATAAAAACAAATGTTACTAGTGGAAATGCAGACGAAATGCTTTTAAAACTGGATAATGGAACTTTAGATTTTGCAATTACATTTGGGTTTGTGGATAAAAGTAAATATGAGCATTTGAGTTTGCCCTGGTGTGATAAATGGGGATTGCTTGTGAGAAAGGATAATTTTCTTGCAAAAAAAGACTATATTTTGTCCAAAGATTTAGAAAACATTCCTTTAATTATTTCAAAACAAACAAATGTGGATAATTTTTTAGCTGGCTGGATAGGAAAAAGTATAGAAAATTTTAATGTTGTAGGTACTTTTAACTTACTTTATAATGCATCATTAATGGCAAAGCAAAATATTGGAAGCGTTCTATGCTTTGATGGAATAATAAATACGAGTGAAAGCAATTTGAAATTTATTCCATTAAAACCAGAGCTTGAAACAGAAATGAGTATTATTTGGAAAAAGAATCAAACTTTATCAAATATTGCGAAAAAATTTTTAGAAAATTTAAAAAATTCTATCTCACAAGTATAATTATAAGTTATAATAGAATATAACTTATATATATTTGTAATAATTTAAAAATTGATGTATAATTCATTTATGAAAACGAGATAAGAAAACAAAAAATAAATTAAAGAAAAGGAATGTGATAAAAATATTGAAAAAAAGATTATTAGTAGGAGCAATATTAGGAATGATGACTATAGGAGGAAATATTATGGCAATACCAGCAATTAAGCAAGTGAAAGATTCGAGTATAAAATTAGAACAAAAATGGGATAAAGTTTTCCCTGAAAGCAATAAAGTTGAGCATACAAAAGTTATGTTTAAAAATCGTTATGGAATAACTCTGGTTGGGGATTTGTATGTTCCAAAAAATATTGGAAATCAAAAACTATCCGCAATAGCAATTTCAGGTCCATTTGGAGCAGTTAAAGAGCAATCATCAGGACTATATGCTCAGACATTGGCAGAAAGAGGATTTGTAACATTAGCGTTTGATGGTTCATATACAGGAGAAAGTGGAGGACAGCCAAGAAATGTTCCATCACCTGAAATTAATACAGAAGATTTTAGTGCGGCAGTTGATTTCTTAGGAACACAATCATTTATTGATAGAGATAAAATCGGAATTTTAGGAATTTGCGGTTGGGGAGGATTTGCTTTAAATGCAGGAATTTCAGATACTCGTATAAAAGCAGTAGCAACTTCAACAATGTACGATATGACAAGAGTTTCTGCAAAAGGTTACAACGATTCGGTTGATGCAGAAGGAAGATATAATTTGAAAAAACAATTGAACGAAGCTAGATGGAAAGCAGTTGAAGATGGCTATGCTGATTTATTACCGGCAAATAATCTGAGAAAAGAACAAATTACAAAAGATACACCAAAATTTGTTGCAGAATACTCTGATTTCTATACAACAAAAAGAGGATATCATCCTCGTGCAGTAAATTCTAACCCAAATGGTTCTTGGACTACAACTGGAATGTTACCATTAATTAATATGCCTATATTAGAATATGCTTCTGAAATGAGAACACCAACTTTAATAGTTGCTGGTGAAAATGCACATTCAAGATATTTCTCAGAAGATGCCTATAAAGCATTGGGAAATAAAAATAAGGAATTATACATTGTAAAAGGTGCAGTGCATACAGATTTATATGATGGTGGAAAAAATCATGTAATTCCATTTGATAAATTTGAAAGTTTCTTTAAAGCGAATTTAAAATAATTTTACAATTTCAGGCTACTGCTCAAACTTTGTGGTAGCCTTTTATTTTTAAGCGATGGAGGGAATATGAAAAAATTTATACTAATAGTAATTGCATTTATTTTATTATTTGCTAATCAAATTTTTGGAAAAGGAGAAAATAATATGAAAATAAAGATAAATGGGTATATATTGGCAGTTGAACTAGCTGAAAATTCGACAACTGATGAATTGAAAAAAAGATTATCTAAAGGCTCGATAACTTTAAATATGAAAGATTATGGAAATATGGAAAAAGTCGGCGATTTTGAAAAACCGCTCCCAACTAACAATAAGCAAATGTCTACCGATGCAGGAGATATAACTTTGTATCAAGGAAAATCTTTAGCAATTTATTATGATAAAAATAGCTGGAGTTTAACAAAAATTGGGAAAATAAAAAATGTCAGTAAAGATGAACTGAAAAAAATACTTGGAAATGGAAATGTAAAAGCAGAATTTTATTTGGATTAATAAAATCATAAAAAATTGAAGTTATCACGAGAAAGGTAACTTCTTTTTTGTATCATTGTTCTTTTATTTTTTTTGTTGTATAATAGTTTTATAAATTGTTTTTGAAAGAGGAAGTAAAAATAATGCAAATAAAGGAATTTTCAGAAAAAACAGGTTTAACTCCATACACAATAAGATTTTATGAAAAAAAGGAGCTGTTTCGTGTAAAAAGAGACGAAAAGAATAGAAGAATATACGATGAAACCGATATTGAATGGATAAAAATGTTAAAAAGATTAAAAGATATGGGAATGAAATTGAGTGAAATTAAGAAATATTCAGATTTACGGTATGAGGGGAACGAAACGATAAAAGAAAGAATGGAAATTTTGACAAACCATAAAAAATATGTAAACATAGAAATTGAAAAGTGGCAAAAATATTTACAAAATCTTGACGATAAACTTGAAATTTATGAGAATTATTTAAAAAGTATTTCTGAAAAATAAAAGGGTTATAAATATATAGAAATTTAGGAGTAAATATGCTTACAAATACAAATATAACTTGGGGATTTGCCTTGTTATCACCTTTTATAATTCCAGTATTAATTTTATTAACTGTTTGGTTTTTTGTTTCAAAACGAAAGTTTAATTTTCTTATCGCATTTACAATTTTATCATTATTATTTGTTAGGTATCTTCGTTTTCCTTATGACACAGTTAATCGTAACAGCGAACTTGAAATATCAAAAAATTTTTTGATAAAGAGAGCTTTAAGCTCGGATTCGGAACATGAAGTTTATAAACTTGTAGATAAGACAAAACCTGAGGATTTAATCTTGTATTTAGATGGATTATCTAAAATTAATAATAATTGGATTGGCTATATTGAGGAAACAGATTCTTATGAAGGAAAATACGGTATCAAACCAGAAACATATTTTTTAATTAATAGTAATAATGTTGAGTATAACTTAGATGAGAAAACTTTAGAAAAACGATTAAATCTAAAAGAAATAAAATTACAGGATGCAGAGCACTTTGTTGATAAATTTGGAAGTAAAAAAGAAATTATGTATCAATATCAATTAGATAAAACAGGAGATTTAGATGAAAATATTTCTTTAAATTCAGAATTAAGCAAGAAATTGGAAACAAAGTATAAAAAAGACAGAGCATTCTATTTGATGTTTTGGAGTGTAATGTTGCTTATAGAAATTATTTATCTGTTTATAAAAAATAGAAAAATTACAAAAAGTAATAAAGATTAGAAGGAGGAAAAAGGATGGAAAAAAATGAAAATAAATTTACATTAAAACCAAAAGACTTTTTAGTATTGATTTTATTTACAATAATCTATTTGTTCTTTCAGAAAACAATATATCCAGCATTGGCATTTTTGTTTTGGTTAATTTTTACAATGCGGATAGAAGAAATAATTTTTAATGCTTTAGAATTTTTAAATCTTTCAAAAGGAACCATAAGTATTATTGATATTGTGATTACGGGAATTGCTTTGCTAACAGTGCTTATGTTTGTATTTTACTTGGGATATTTATGCAGTAAATTTTTGAAAAAAATTAATAAAACTTTGTTAGGTAGTGTAATGATAGCGATTTTAATCTATTTTTTGTATAAAGTTTTCACAGAAACAGATGAAAATACAACAATGTTTTCACCATCAGCACGGGAAATACATATTTTCTGTACAGCATCACATATTTTTTATACAATTGGAGTATTTTATAGCGACAAAGTTAAGAAAATATTAGATAAAATAAAATTCAAAAGAAAATAAATTTTTTTCCAAATCCAATTTGCTTATGGCATTTTTATCTGTTATACTTATTTTAATGGGAATAAATAAATTTTTTAGATAAATTTAAAATAGGAGCAAAATTTATGGAAAGAAAACACAAAAATATAATGTTGCTGGGGACAGGTTCTAATGTGGGAAAAAGCATAATCAATGCAGGGTTTTGCAGAATATTTTATCAAGACGGGTATAGTGTGGTGCCGTTCAAGTCACAGAATATGGCTTTAAATTCGTTTATTACGAAGGATGGAAAAGAGATGGGGAGAGCTCAGGTGGTGCAGGCTGAAGCGGCTAATATCGAGCCTCAGGCATTTATGAATCCGATATTATTAAAGCCTACAACAGACAGAAAATCACAGGTTATTGTGAATGGAAAAGTTTACAAAAATATGGATGCTAGAGAATATTTTGCCTATAAGCATAATTTAAAAAAGGATATAATGGCGGCGTACAATCACATAAGGGATAACTTTGATATTTGCGTGCTGGAAGGGGCAGGAAGCCCTGCGGAAATTAATTTGAAGGAAGACGATATTGTAAATACAGGAATGGCGGAAATGGCTGATTCGCCTGTTATTTTAGTTGCTGATATTGACAGAGGCGGTGTTTTTGCGGCAATTTATGGGACAATTATGCTTCTTGAGGAAAGTGAGAGAAAACGTATAAAAGGTGTAATTATAAATAAATTTAGAGGAGATAAGAGCCTTTTGACTCCTGGAATTGAGATGATTGAAGAGTTGACAAATGTAACTGTTCTGGGAGTAGTGCCGTTTGTGCGACTAGGAATCGAGGAGGAAGACAGTCTGGGAATTGACAAGTATAATGTGAAAAAAGAAGGGAAAATTCGGATTTCGGTTATTAAACTAAAACATATATCGAATTTTACAGATATTGACCCACTTAGCCATTATAACGATGTTTCCTTGAAATATGTTACAAAAAGCTCTGAACTTGGAGATGAGGACATTATTATTATTCCTGGCTCTAAAAATACTGTGGAAGACATGAAGGACTTGATTGATAAAAATATAAGCAGGGAAATTATAAGGCTTGCAAAAAGAGGAACGATAGTATTTGGAATTTGTGGCGGTTTTCAAATAATGGGACAAAAAATAATGGATCCTCAAAATATTGAATCTAATCTAAAAGAAATTTCAGGCTTAGATTTACTAGACATAGAAACAGTTATGGAAACAGCAAAAACAACAACACAGTATGAAAATAAAATAAAAAATGCAGATGGGATACTCGCTGGAATGGAAGGCATTGAAATAAAAGGCTATGAAATACATCAAGGCTACAGTTATCCTGTAAATGAGGAAAAAACTGAGATAAAATGTATCTTTGACGATGAAAAGCTAAAAGGTGCTGTAAAAGGAAATGTTGTCGGAACCTATATTCACGGAATATTTGACAATTCTGAATTTACAAATCATTTTCTGAACAAAGTAAGAAAACTTAAAGGACTAGACAAAGTCGATGAAGATTTTAGTTTCAAAGAATATAAAAACAGGGAATACGATAAATTAGCACAAATTTTGAGAGAAAATGTCGATATTGATAAGGTTTATGAAATAATGGGGATGGAATAAATTGACATTTGTAATAAAAATTTAGATTGCCCATGTGCTTTATCTCTGGATATGGTGACAAATGAAATCAGAAAATATATAATTAAAAATTTTCAAAAATGTTTTGCTGAAATTAAAGACATCGAAATAAAAAAACTATATAATTAATTTTTAGGAGATTTAGAAAAAATGCAGAGTGAATATGATAAAAATGATGATGAATTAGTAGAAAGATATAAAAACGAAAATTTAGAAATTTATAATTATAAAGGAATAACATTAGGGGATAGCATAGAAAAAATTTATCCTCTTATGAAAATTTATCATACAGAGTATCGTAAAAATGACAGAAGAGAAAGATATAACTTAATAATGGAAATAGAAAATTCATATATTCACATAGACATATATTCAAGAAAAGTAGTGGAGATAGAAATCTATGATGAAAATTATTTATTAGGCGAATTTAAAGTTGGAAGTGAGATGACAACTGAATTATGTGAAAAATACGATCTTTTAGATGTAGATGATGTAGATACAGGGGAAATATATTATTATCCTGAAAAAGGGTTTATGCACGCAGAATTTTGTGTAAACCCTGAAGATGTTATATCAAAAATAAATAAAATAACTTTTTCCATATATGTAGAAACTCCTTCAGAAAATAATGTTAAAGATACTTTAAAAGCCAAAAAAATAGAAGATATTTACCATTCATTATATAATTTTGGAGAAATAGAAATAGATATTAAAAATAAAGAAATTATTGGAAGATTAGAAGAAAATATATTTACATTTGATTTATTGAACGGTAATTTAAAAAATATTGAAATTAAAAAATAAGAGATTGAAATAAAAATGAATTTGATTTTAAAGAAAATTTAGACAAAACAGTTAATATATTTTATCAGTATAAGTTTTGTACAAGGAGAGGAAAATGGATTTTCATGGTGGTAATATTTATAAAATATTCAGGGAAAAAAATATAACAGAAATACTAGATTACAGCTCAAATATAAATCCTTACGGAGTGCCTGAGAGCCTAAAGCAGAAGATTACGGAAAATATTGGGATTCTTGAGAGATATCCTGACCCTGATTATGTGGAATTACGTGAAAAATTGGCTCAACTGAATAAAGTTGAACTGGAAAATATTGTGCTGGGAAATGGTGCAACAGAAGCTATATTTTTGTTCATAAAAGTGATAAAGCCCGAAAAAGTATTGATTGTGTCGCCTACTTTTGGGGAATATGAAAGGGCAGTAAGAGCGTGTAAAAATTCTGAAAGTCAAAAAATTGAAATTAAATATTTTGAATTAGAAGAAAAAGACGAGTTTAGACTTAATATTGGGAAATTAAAAAAGGAACTTGAGAAAAAATACGATTTGGTAATAATTTGCAATCCGAATAATCCGACTGGAAAATTTTTGAAAATGGCTGAAACAGAGGAAATTTTGAAAGAATGCAATAGATATGATACAAAGTTGTTTATTGATGAGGCATTTATCGAATTTTTAAAGGATGGACTAAAGGAAAGCATTGTAAATAGTGGGGAAAATAAGAAAAATTTGTTTGTAACTCGTGCATTTACAAAATTTTTTGCTATTCCAGGATTACGATTGGGATATGGAATTTATTTTGACAAAAGTTTAGAAAAGAAAATTGCTGAAAAAAAAGAGCCGTGGAGCGTGAACAATATCGCTGAAATGGCTGGAATAACGGTGCTTGATGATACAGAATACATAGAAAAGACATTAAACTGGATAACAGAAGAAAAAAAATACATGTATGAAAGACTGAATGAAATTTCAGGAATAAAGCCTTATGAGAGTGAAGTAAACTTTATTTGCGTAAAAATAAAAGATGAGCTGATTTCTAAAGGACTGAATGTGAAAAAATTACGGGAAAAAATGATGGAAGAAGGAATTTTGATAAGGGATGCATCCAATTTTAAATTTTTGGATGAAAGATTTTTTAGGCTGGCAATTAAGGATAGAAAGAGTAATGATAGGGTTGTTAGCGCTTTGAAAGAAATTTTAGAATAAAAAATTTGAACTTATCAGATTTGACAACAATTCATATATGAGAAATTCTGGAAACGAGGAAGAATTTGGTATTGAAAGTTATAATTGGTAGAATTATGTTTATTAGTATTTTAAATGGGGATTCTTATGATTTATAAGATATTCCCTATTATTTTATAGTAAAATTGCTTTAAAACTAAACTCAAAAGTTATGACTATTTTACTCAAACCCTAAATTTATATAATTTTTAGTAGTTTAATTTTAAATAGGTTTGAATATATTTTGTTATAAATTTACGATTAGAATGTTTGAGTATCTTATTATTAAATTGAATTGACAAAAAATGGAAAAATTAATAGAATATAGATAATCGTCTGTAAGGAGAAAGAGTAAAAATAAAAAAATCAAAATACTAAAATTTATGCATCATTTCATATAATAAATTAAATTTAGTAATATTCATTTTGGAGATAGAAATTAAGAAAAATTATTTTAAAAAATTACAAAATTATATAAAATAAAAATTGGAGAGAAAAAAAATGAAGGAAAATTTAGTAAAGAATTTTTATATTCTAAGTTTTAGTTATAAAAATTTGAGTTTGGAAGAAAGGGAAAAGTTTGTAAAAGAGGGGTATAGACATGTTTTGAGGGAGTATTTGGAAAAAAGGATTATAAAGGGGTATGTGGCTGTTGAAACTTGCCTTAGGATAGAGCTTTATTTGGATGTTAGCAAGGAATTTGAAATTGAGAGGTTAAAGAGGGATTTTAGGATTGAGAAGATGAAGGACTATAATGGGGCTGAAGCTGTGCATTATTTATTGCGGGTGATTTGTGGGCTGGATTCGATAATAAAGGGAGAAGATCAGATTCTTGTACAGCTTAAAAAGGCATATTTTGATGCTCTTGACAAAAATATTACATCTTCTTTTTTGAATATAATGTTTAATCAGGCGATAGAAACTGGGAAAAGATTTAGGGCGGAAAGTAAAATAAATGAAAAAAATATTTCACTTGATTCGATAGCTGTAAAATTTATAAGAACAAAATTTGAGAGCCTTGAAAATAAAAAAATATTTGTAATTGGAGTGGGAGATTTGAGCCAGTCAATTCTTGCACTTTTTCACAAAATGAACAATTGCCATTTGACAATGACAAATAGAAGTTTACGACGATCAATTGAATTGCAGAAAGTGTATCCAGACGTTCAGACAGCAGAATTTAACGAGAAATATAATGTTATAAAAAATATGGATATTGTAATAAGTGCCACTTCTGCACCACATTTGATTCTTGAAACAGCGAAAATTCAAAATATTCTGAATGATGGAAAAAAACGGTTTTTCCTTGATTTAGCAGTTCCGAGAGATATTGAGGCAAGTATAGGGGAGTTTGAAAATACTTCACTTTATCATTTGGAGGATATTTGGGATGAATATAATAAAAATGTGGAAAAACGGGATGAAATTGTAGAAAAATATTCTTACATTATTGAGGAGCAGTTAAAAAAAATAGCGGAAAAACTTGAAAAAAGAAAAAAATATACAAATCAGAAAAATATTGAGTTAGGTGAAAATGAATGAAATCAAATAAAATAATTATTGGAACAAGAGGAAGCATTTTGGCACTTGCACAAGCGGAAAAAGTGAAGAAAATGCTTATTAAAAAATATGACGAATTAAGAGAAAATGAGAATTTTTGCGAAATTGAAGGATTTGAGAAAAAAAATCCACTGGAAATAGAACTGAAAGTTATAGTTACAAAGGGAGATAAGGATTTAAGGGACTTTACAAAAATAAAAGGAACTACGCAAAAGGACTTGTTTGTGAAGGAAATTGAAAAGGAAATGCTGGAAAATAAAATAGATTTGGCGGTGCATTCGTTAAAGGATATGCCACAAAACACTCCAGAAGGGCTTTTGAATGCGTGTTTTCCAATGAGGGAAGACAACCGTGATGTGCTTGTTTCAAAAAATGGAAAGAAATTAAAAGAACTTGATAAAAATTCTGTAATTGGGACAGGGAGCATAAGACGGGAAAAGGAGCTTCTAAATTTGCGAAATGATGTAAAGATAAAAGCAATTCGAGGTAATATTCACACAAGGCTGAAAAAACTTGATGATGAGGAATATGATGCAATTGTGCTGGCTGCGGCTGGATTAAAAAGAGTTGGGCTGGAAAACAGAATTACTGAATATTTTGATACAGATTCATTTATGCCAGCACCAGG is a window encoding:
- the hemA gene encoding glutamyl-tRNA reductase, whose product is MKENLVKNFYILSFSYKNLSLEEREKFVKEGYRHVLREYLEKRIIKGYVAVETCLRIELYLDVSKEFEIERLKRDFRIEKMKDYNGAEAVHYLLRVICGLDSIIKGEDQILVQLKKAYFDALDKNITSSFLNIMFNQAIETGKRFRAESKINEKNISLDSIAVKFIRTKFESLENKKIFVIGVGDLSQSILALFHKMNNCHLTMTNRSLRRSIELQKVYPDVQTAEFNEKYNVIKNMDIVISATSAPHLILETAKIQNILNDGKKRFFLDLAVPRDIEASIGEFENTSLYHLEDIWDEYNKNVEKRDEIVEKYSYIIEEQLKKIAEKLEKRKKYTNQKNIELGENE
- the hemC gene encoding hydroxymethylbilane synthase, which codes for MKSNKIIIGTRGSILALAQAEKVKKMLIKKYDELRENENFCEIEGFEKKNPLEIELKVIVTKGDKDLRDFTKIKGTTQKDLFVKEIEKEMLENKIDLAVHSLKDMPQNTPEGLLNACFPMREDNRDVLVSKNGKKLKELDKNSVIGTGSIRREKELLNLRNDVKIKAIRGNIHTRLKKLDDEEYDAIVLAAAGLKRVGLENRITEYFDTDSFMPAPGQGILCIQCRENDNKIRHLLKIINDDEVTIMCKAEREFSKIFDGGCHTPIGCSSIIEGNILKLKGMFNDNGIRIFKEVEGNRENPKEIAQKLAEEIKKEEMKNEKR